In Coregonus clupeaformis isolate EN_2021a chromosome 7, ASM2061545v1, whole genome shotgun sequence, one genomic interval encodes:
- the LOC121569339 gene encoding sperm-associated antigen 16 protein-like isoform X2: MAFTTAKLQSKTVYRIAEVVNDFPRNFLVSMGMDKTLNCFQTEWNEMAHKCLFNAEDVGLVPDVYTQKHFLSSELKNAQRERGEYRQTASAAGQTLVKLRKARDFHKRVGQEKKRLIEDIRKLKTHGASYDPALKQMNEKYQAALKQKMLVSLERDKALGQAHSLDVTLHNTLPSQPPHPTSECSLTPNKTGVTTSTRGMGSVFTPPPKTQFPPDTCVNPQLAHRGKMSVCSGSFKVAIFRLTNTLKAHTLPVSFLALHRSKLVVASASDDQLWRLPEGVLIATGQGHSDWLSGDSLHPDGAKLGATSVQIWDLSEGCCDYTATPVLSTV, encoded by the exons ATGGCTTTCACTACCGCGAAGCTCCAATCGAAAACGGTTTATCGCATAGCCGAAGTGGTGAACGACTTTCCACGCAACTTCCTCGTCAGCATGGGCATGGACAAAACGCTGAACTGCTTTCAAACGGAGTGGAATGAGATGGCGCACAAATGTCTGTTTAATGCGGAGGATGTGGGGCTAGTTCCAGATGTGTACACGCAAAAGCATTTTCTTAGCAGCGAGCTGAAAAACgcgcagagggagaggggagaatacAGGCAAACAGCCTCAGCAGCGGGACAGACTCTGGTCAAGCTCCGAAAAGCTAGAGATTTCCACAAGCGAGTGGGCCAGGAGAAGAAAAGACTGATAGAAGACATTAGAAAGCTGAAGACACACGGCGCTTCCTATGATCCAGCATTGAAACAGATGAACGAGAAATACCAGGCAGCTCTGAAGCAGAAAATGCTGGTCAGCTTGGAGAGGGACAAGGCGTTAGGGCAAGCCCACAGCCTAGATGTCACATTACACAACACCCTTCCTTCTCAACCTCCCCACCCCACCTCTGAGTGTAGCCTCACCCCAAACAAGACAGGGGTAACCACAAGCACCAGGGGGATGGGGTCAGTCTTTACACCCCCTCCAAAGACCCAGTTTCCCCCAGACACTTGTGTTAACCCCCAGCTGGCCCACAGAGGGAAAATGTCTGTCTGCTCAGGGTCCTTCAAGGTAGCCATCTTCCGCCTCACCAACACCCTCAAG GCCCACACCCTGCCTGTCAGCTTCCTGGCTCTTCACCGAAGCAAACTAGTGGTTGCCTCAGCTAGTGATGACCAGCTCTGGAGGCTTCCTGAAGGAGTGCTAATTGCTACAGGCCAGGGGCACAGCGACTGGCTCTCTGGGGATAGCCTTCACCCTGACGGGGCTAAGCTGGGGGCCACCAGCGTCCAGATATGGGACCTTTCTGAGGGCTGCT GTGACTACACGGCCACCCCGGTTCTCTCAACAGTGTAG
- the LOC121569339 gene encoding sperm-associated antigen 16 protein-like isoform X1 has protein sequence MAFTTAKLQSKTVYRIAEVVNDFPRNFLVSMGMDKTLNCFQTEWNEMAHKCLFNAEDVGLVPDVYTQKHFLSSELKNAQRERGEYRQTASAAGQTLVKLRKARDFHKRVGQEKKRLIEDIRKLKTHGASYDPALKQMNEKYQAALKQKMLVSLERDKALGQAHSLDVTLHNTLPSQPPHPTSECSLTPNKTGVTTSTRGMGSVFTPPPKTQFPPDTCVNPQLAHRGKMSVCSGSFKVAIFRLTNTLKAHTLPVSFLALHRSKLVVASASDDQLWRLPEGVLIATGQGHSDWLSGDSLHPDGAKLGATSVQIWDLSEGCCVRTLEGHTGAAPSTLAETLWPPAPWMTRSRCGTCRVRGDYTATPVLSTV, from the exons ATGGCTTTCACTACCGCGAAGCTCCAATCGAAAACGGTTTATCGCATAGCCGAAGTGGTGAACGACTTTCCACGCAACTTCCTCGTCAGCATGGGCATGGACAAAACGCTGAACTGCTTTCAAACGGAGTGGAATGAGATGGCGCACAAATGTCTGTTTAATGCGGAGGATGTGGGGCTAGTTCCAGATGTGTACACGCAAAAGCATTTTCTTAGCAGCGAGCTGAAAAACgcgcagagggagaggggagaatacAGGCAAACAGCCTCAGCAGCGGGACAGACTCTGGTCAAGCTCCGAAAAGCTAGAGATTTCCACAAGCGAGTGGGCCAGGAGAAGAAAAGACTGATAGAAGACATTAGAAAGCTGAAGACACACGGCGCTTCCTATGATCCAGCATTGAAACAGATGAACGAGAAATACCAGGCAGCTCTGAAGCAGAAAATGCTGGTCAGCTTGGAGAGGGACAAGGCGTTAGGGCAAGCCCACAGCCTAGATGTCACATTACACAACACCCTTCCTTCTCAACCTCCCCACCCCACCTCTGAGTGTAGCCTCACCCCAAACAAGACAGGGGTAACCACAAGCACCAGGGGGATGGGGTCAGTCTTTACACCCCCTCCAAAGACCCAGTTTCCCCCAGACACTTGTGTTAACCCCCAGCTGGCCCACAGAGGGAAAATGTCTGTCTGCTCAGGGTCCTTCAAGGTAGCCATCTTCCGCCTCACCAACACCCTCAAG GCCCACACCCTGCCTGTCAGCTTCCTGGCTCTTCACCGAAGCAAACTAGTGGTTGCCTCAGCTAGTGATGACCAGCTCTGGAGGCTTCCTGAAGGAGTGCTAATTGCTACAGGCCAGGGGCACAGCGACTGGCTCTCTGGGGATAGCCTTCACCCTGACGGGGCTAAGCTGGGGGCCACCAGCGTCCAGATATGGGACCTTTCTGAGGGCTGCTGTGTGCGGACCCTGGAGGGCCACACTGGAGCTGCTCCTTCCACTCTGGCGGAGACTTTGTGGCCTCCTGCTCCTTGGATGACACGGTCAAG GTGTGGGACCTGCAGAGTGAGAGGTGACTACACGGCCACCCCGGTTCTCTCAACAGTGTAG
- the LOC121569340 gene encoding proteasome maturation protein, which translates to MNTRGLRSQLKDSVPVTGMGPQVGAYGVQDTLRSGFSSVKNELLPSHALELSEKNFQLNQDKMNFSTLRNIQGLHAPLKLQMEYRAARQIQRLPFLQSSHLALDTLKGNDESISFEDILNDPAQSEMVGEPHIMVEYKLGLM; encoded by the exons ATG AATACTCGTGGACTCCGATCACAGCTAAAGGACAGTGTACCGGTGACGGGCATGGGTCCACAGGTTGGGGCTTATGGCGTTCAGGACACACTCAGGAGCGG GTTCAGCAGTGTGAAAAATGAGCTGCTCCCCAGCCATGCGTTGGAGCTGTCAGAAAAGAAT TTTCAGCTGAACCAGGACAAGATGAACTTCTCCACCCTCAGAAACATCCAGGGCCTCCACGCTCCCCTGAAACTACAGATGGAGTACAGGGCAGCCAGACAG ATCCAGCGCCTTCCTTTCCTGCAGAGCTCACACCTGGCCCTGGACACTCTCAAAGGGAATGATGAGAGCATCAGCTTTGAGGACATCCTCAATG ACCCAGCCCAAAGTGAGATGGTGGGTGAGCCCCACATCATGGTGGAGTATAAGCTGGGCCTGATGTGA